The window GTTGTTCTGGCCATTACTAGGGTCTTCAATTTCATCCACTTCAGAACAGCTTTTTTTTTTAATTATCTCCCCAATTGACTAGCAGTTAGTTTTGTTGTACTCGCACGTTTTTGGTTCTTGTTGATGTGTTTGATGTTCTAGCTGGTATCCAGTTGATTTTTTCTTTTTGGAAAGAGAAAAGGATTATGCACAGTAATTTGGACTCTAGGACCAGATTTCATTCTCCATGGCATAAAGATGTTGCGAACTCTATACATATCTCATCACAATAATGATATCTAATTATGTTGCTTCTTTTAACATGCAGGTTCCCCTTGTCCTCTTACTCCAGCTGGCAGCTGTCGTTATGATAGTTCTCTAGGTATGTGTAGGTGACATGCATTGTTTGTATAGGGATGATGTCAGATTTTCTCACTGTGAGTTAACTGTCCTCTAATTGCCCAGGTCTATTGACAAAAAAGTTCATCACTTTGATCAAGCAAGCAGAAGATGGAATTCTTGATCTAAATAAAGCAGCAGAAACTTTGGAGGTATTCATTTTCGATCTGAATGTTTCAATAATACATATATATAGTACACCCAGATATTTATTGTGTACTGACTGAAAGGTTTCGAAATGAAACAGGTCCAGAAGAGGCGTATATATGACATCACAAATGTCTTGGAAGGCATAGGTCTCATAGAAAAGAAGCTTAAGAACAGAATACGTTGGAAGTAATCTTTATATAGTTCATTGTCAATTTTGTTTCTCTGTGAATTCAGTTGTAGTTTTAATAATATCTGGAACACATTGGAACTTATGCAAGGATCGGTAAAATGATTGATTAGGGGATTTGATGCTTCAAGGCCAGGGGATCTGGATGCTGATCTTGCTATATTACAGGTATTCAAATGTTGATTTCATATTGTTGTCCTGTGAAGGCTAGTACTAGTTTATTCTGCTGTCCTTTACATTATTACACATACAATTATCTGTAGATCACAAACTGTTTATTAATCAATAGATCCATGGTAAAAGGAAAGTTAGACAATTGAGTATCCTTTTAACTCATGAGGTTTGACGCTGTGGTCTTGTTCTGCAGGGAGAAGTAGAAAATTTATCTTTAAAAGAACGCAGCTTAGATGACCGAATAAGGTTTATGTGGTTAATTTTCTGTAAACATCAATTTCACTATCTTTGAACTATTGGAGATGCTGATGCTTTTATACTGGTGCAGAGAGATGGAAGAAAAGTTGAGGGATTTGAGTGGAGATGAAAACAACCGAAAGTAAGATCTTCTCCATCACTTTTGTAGATTATCGTTGGTTTTCTATATTCATATTCATCTGCTTCCATGTGTAACGATACATTGTTATGGTATTACCCCCTACTCTAGGTGGCTTTTTGTGACTGAAGAAGACATTAAGGGCCTACCGTGCTTCCAGGTCAGTATGGTGCAGCATCTCCAAGTTCTGATACATATTTCTATGATGGTTTAGTATTTTCCATTGAATTAGTTATCCCTTTCCTGTGCCAGAATGAAACCCTGATAGCAATTAAAGCTCCACATGGAACCACCTTGGAAGTCCCAGATCCCGATGAAGTAAGTCAAGATTATAATTTTTATCAGAAGGTACAAGTTATATACTCCTTTTCTCTTTGATACATTACTAAACTGTCCAAAACACACCAGGCTGTCGACTATCCACAACGGAGATACAGGATAATACTTAGAAGCACAATGGGACCGATTGACGTGTACCTTGTCAGGTATCATTCTTTCTTGTTGTGGCTGATATAACTGCATCTACACACTGATGGTTTTCTTTCTGAATAGTGTATGCTTCTTTTCATGCTGAAATAGTATTTTTTTTTTTTCATTTTATAATTTTTTTGTCTTTGTTTATTGATTGATATTAGTCAATTTGAGGAGAAGTTTGATGATGTCAATGGAGCTGAGCCACCTGTTAGCTTCCCAATTGCTTCTGTTTGTGGCACTGATGAGCAATCAACAGCAGAAATGGTCGCTGGACATGACAGAGGAAAGGAAATTGAACCTAGGGTGCAACAAGCTCAAGTTGATCAGACGTGCTCTGATGTAAATGCTTCTCAGGAGTTTGGTGGGGGAATGATGAAGATTGTTCCTTCTGATGTTGATGTAAGTATTCTTTTGCTGACGAATTTGTTAAGTGTTTGCAAAAGGAAAATACAAATAGAAATCATACCAAAACTCAAAGTCAACCATGTAAATAAGAGTTTTAGAAAACAGCAATCTATTGTATTTGCTTGTGGACGACAGAACAATTAATATATGTGGTAAATCAAGTATCTAGTGGAATATAATTATTTTTTAAGGGTTGAATGTGTCGTTTTTTATGCTTGCAGAATGATGCAGACTACTGGCTTTTGTCTGGTGTTGATGTCAGTATTACAGATATGTGGAGAACAGACTGTATCCTTTTTCAAAGATATTTGTTTTTTCCCTTTTGCGTTCACCCTTGTCCCATTGTTTTCATTTATATTTTGCTTTTTGTTTGCAACCAACTGTATTCCTTCACTACGACAATTATAGCAGCTATTGAATGGAATGGGGAAGACATGCTTAATGCTGATTTTGGACTGCCCGATGTCAGTACCCCAAGGCCACAAACGCCGCCATCTGGAATTGTTGAAGTGCCATCTCATGCTGCTAACTATCCTCAAAGGTGAGTCTGGGTTTGTATAACCAGCTATTTGTAGATATCTCATGTATCTACTGCCCTATCCGTGGCCTTCTATTGCTGCAAAGTATTGCTTGCAGATGCAAAGTGATTGCCTAACAATGAACATGGGCGAAGCATGTGGAAGAAGCTGATTGGATGGCAAGCTGGGGAGTATTGTTATACTGTACAGTCAGTAATGCATTTGACCCCCTGTTGTAGGAATAAGGACTTGATTTATGATACTTTAAAAGCGGCGGATATTTAGCAAAAAATGAGTTATGGTGCACTTAATAATCGTAGGCTACATCAGCAATGACATATTGCATAATTTAGTTGTATGATGCATGTTCATTATTTAATGTATGAGTTTAGTTTGGAAAAGCCTCGTCTGTGTGATTTTAAACATGACGCAAGACGGGCTTAATTTTTAGGCGTTATCTGATCATGTTCTTTAGCATGTTGAAACATTGTTGAAATGCTTGATGTACCAATTGTTGCCATACCAGTTTTATCTCGATGCAAAAATGTCATTTTGCCCGGTTGCCCCATCACCCCCATGTGATTCTGCATTTTCTTCAAAGCTGTATGACATTGCTGTAGTGAGTAAAAGTTTGAAATGTTTGGGTTGTCTATCCATTGTAGGTAAGCCAAAGGTTGCCTGCAAAAGAGACCCTTGTGCTTCAGGTAATGGTTTATTTGGTTTGGTTTTGGATCCAGTTTTCGCATTGAATATCAAGAGTCTCATCTAGATATAGACATAGACATTCCTCATCCATCGGGACATGATGTCGAACTAGGCCACTTGAACTTGCTACCTCTGAAGAACAAGAATTATAGACCTGGATCACAGATAGCATGCCAGAATCTGAAAATTTTAAATTACCTTGTATCGATCCTAATCCTAACCCTG of the Fragaria vesca subsp. vesca linkage group LG6, FraVesHawaii_1.0, whole genome shotgun sequence genome contains:
- the LOC101292239 gene encoding transcription factor E2FA-like yields the protein MSGLARAPNRQPAPPPPPTGGGNGQIVPPMRRHLVFESNKPPFFPPADYHQFSGGGQRAADQEPEAIVVRSPQFKRKGTSDNNEAENNDRTSSPGYNNISQSPFQTPVSTTKAGKTNNRTKASKGKSGPQTPASNAGSPCPLTPAGSCRYDSSLGLLTKKFITLIKQAEDGILDLNKAAETLEVQKRRIYDITNVLEGIGLIEKKLKNRIRWKGFDASRPGDLDADLAILQGEVENLSLKERSLDDRIREMEEKLRDLSGDENNRKWLFVTEEDIKGLPCFQNETLIAIKAPHGTTLEVPDPDEAVDYPQRRYRIILRSTMGPIDVYLVSQFEEKFDDVNGAEPPVSFPIASVCGTDEQSTAEMVAGHDRGKEIEPRVQQAQVDQTCSDVNASQEFGGGMMKIVPSDVDNDADYWLLSGVDVSITDMWRTDSAIEWNGEDMLNADFGLPDVSTPRPQTPPSGIVEVPSHAANYPQR